The region atcattaaaaaaagtttatttcgacataaattttaaatacgcTGTTGTTGAAACAGTAGCATAAAAACTTTCATGATAACTAAAAcgttttcttgttttaattacattctatattcataattaaaatttaaaaaaaaaacacaagtaaaaattaaaaaaaaaacacaagtaaaaattcaaaatcaaatttacatatagaaaatttaattccgTAACGTTTTAGTGCTTTTTTCCAGAACTTAAAAAGGTTAAAAGCTTGCGTATTCGAATTGTCATTTTAACAACTTAGCAAAGTTATTACAACTACGTAGTAAAGTAACAATATTGTAAAGTTAATGTAACAACACAGTGaagttaatataaatacatagGAAAGTTAACATAACTACATAGGAAAGTCAataccctaacccctaaccctgaCTACATTGAAAAGTTAATATAACTACGTAGGAAAGTTAAAATAACTACACCGTAAAGTTAATATAACTAAcaaggggtcatccataaaggacgtcacacTAACTAATGGCAAGAAGTCGGAGAATGTTGGCTCTCGTGCGCAGAGGTTTTTATAGCATTACAGCGTcttatattgaataaaaatctctGCGGAAGAGAGACAATAAACTTCTACTTCTTGTtagtatttaaattctaaatttaaattcctttatggacgacccccaaggaaatttaaaacaactacaTAGGAAAGTTACTTCGGTAATTaagcaaataaaactttttagtttaataaaattgaaataaattcttcatcattaaaatgtttttttttctaaataaacatttagaTTGGGAGTGAACAGACATATACCATTGGCGGTCGAGAAATGAAACTGATTACAAGAGCGttaaaaccattattatttggtaaatacacattatttttgaaaatcctaaattttttgaagtaagGATAAGTGAATAACGAATGGGTAATCGAGTAACAAAAAGAGCAATCAACCAgttaaatgaactaaaataactttaatgaataagtcttttaaatttttttttttttttcaacacatttaaattttgactatttttctttaaagtcttctaaaaatgtttacaaaaattagcaatCAAAATGtagatagataaaaaaaaaaagaagttgacTGGTTATACATATAGATTGAGACACAAACACACTTTGTATTAATACAACTAGAGTAGttttaaactattgtttttattaatcagAAATTCCAAATGCATTAAACGACGAAGAAATTCTTCATGTTATTGAAAAAGCCAAAAATCCTAACTACAGCGGAGGCATGTTTTCCAGTCAAGCTCGAGGAGGTCTTACTCCGGAAGATACGTTTAAACCGTCTAAAGGTAACACCTGTTCATATAGACgataaaacacgtttttttttacgcattttttgtttttaatgttaaactgtataaaacagcaaataaaatactatatgaTAGTATTGTATGTACATATGTattatatgtatgcatatatgtattatatttggtgataataaaacaatatgaCAAAGTTGTTAAACACAAGCTTTTTATACTGACAAACAACCTAGaggtattattttattgttattttgtacaactttttaaactaacaaCTTCATCTCAAAATAAAACGTATTCATCGTCAGTATGAACaaggtaaaagttttttatattaaacctATTAAAAAACTAACCGTACATGTGTAACATTTTCTAcaagttttttgaaagttcCATAAATTTCTGGAAAATCCTAGAAATttctacatatatattttattagtttataattatataataaataataaaattagcattaaaatttaaagtagaaaaaatagtaaaataataaaataaaggattaaaattaatttataaatataatattcattaaattagttaattagTTTTTGAAGCAGTTAAAATTGAGCgattaaagtcaaataaattgaacaaaatggtttagtaataatatttagcTCAAAATGTCCGGgaaatttgcaatttttattccCGAGTTAATTCACGGTTTTACACTTATTAAGGTTTGAATGGCACAACGAAACTCTTCTCAGTTTTCGAAATGAGCACCCCTCGCACTgccttttttatttgctttataaaaataaaaaacaaaaatactttataataaattttttgtttagaacCTGGTCGTGCAAGCGGACCAGCATCACGATTTGATAATTGGGATTTCAACGACGACCAAATAATTGATTTGAAAGAGGTTATTTTTTGATggaattgttttataataaatatcaataaccTGTATAAGGGCTCGGTCTTCACACTCACTACATCCCCCACCCCCTTATTTAGAGAAGAACTTGTAAGAAACAAactagtttttcaattttcgtTTAGGTTGCCATGTTTTGTCGAAACTACAATTTCTTATACTTTAAAGAACCAGAAGTTAAAACTATGTACAAAATTAAACTTTCCAATTTCTGctttttagttggtttgtttTTCACTAAAAAGGTTTCTGCTATTCTctctatttacttttttttataggattGAAACGCTTAAGTTAAATGAATTTGATGATGGTACGTATATGTACACATAAAAGtatcagtaaataaaaatagttaaattaaacatataaataatgcACTGTTGATGAATTCAATTACTAGGAATATGTACTGTCGATGAGTTTCAAAATATGAACACACAGGGTATAGAAGATTATCTTAACCAAGTAATGCGAGATCATCCTAAGTTTCGACAACGATATAGCGATCAGGTTTGGCTTCCTATGGCAAAGGAATACGATAAACTTCTTTCAAAAATTAGATACAGGTAAAAAATTAGTTTGGATAAGCAacatatttaatcaaaaatataattttgaaataatgtaagcatgaaaaattttaatacagaTTTGGTGAACTTTTGAAGATACCTGAAAAAATACTACTAGGGTCAGAGCATTTGCAGGTATTTTGTATctccattttataaaaaaaattttaaaatgaaagtgACTAACATTCCTAGCGTTGGTCGCATTGCTCATGGACTTATTTTAGTGATTTATactgtttacttttatttatacacGAAAAGGTTGTCCGCTATCTTCCACAAGGTCATTATCATGCTCATCACGATAGCGAAACAGAAAAGGTAACTGATAAACCATGTTGTCATCATACTAGTACGAAAACTGTGCTGCagtataataaatgtaaactgTGCAggtaagataattttttttatgcatagacaataaaaattgcttaatgaaaaaaacacttTCCATCTCAGTGTTATTGTCCccatagttttattttttccatggttttattttcttaagttttagCAGCGTTATTCAATTacctttaaatatttcttttaagatTTATTACTGTAATGGTTTATTTAAACACTCCGGAGGAGGGAGGAGAGACAGCATTCCCAGCCGCAGATAACATAACCTACTCAGACTCTGTAAGAtataatttgattattattaaaaacattttggttGATGCAAAACATGatcttttaaattgaattatgTTTTAGTCATTCCGAAGACGTGGTACAGAAGCCATTGATTTATTCAATCTTTCTGAACATTGTCAAGACGCTAATCTTGTATTAAAACCAGTAAAAGGAACAGCTGTAGTATGGTACAACCATTACGTCGATTATAAAGGATGGCTGGGGGCATTAGAAGAGCGGAGTCTACATGGTGGGTGCGAGGTAAAAAAAGGGGAAAAATGGATAATGAACATATGGATAACTGCACCGTATAAAAACTCTGTCAATAAATTAAGCATGTATTCAATGGAGTACGCCATGTCAGCTGCTCACAACAAAGACTGACGTAAACATCTTTAGTATTTATTAGCGCATTATTATTaggatattttaattaaaatcaccaagaaatattttctgtgtttatatttaataattatttgttttaccaAAATTTAaccattaaaaaacaaaaaaaaattcgaaacgACTCCCGTTATAAAAAGGAGcaggttataaaaatatatttgttttgtctTCTAAcgaaaaaattataacatttttatacaaatttttcacAATACTGATGAGTTGCTAagcaaataaacaaacatttttgagtaaatttaaaattatcgaataaattacaaaataaaattatcgaactattatacttttatttagaaaagtaaTTTGTTTCGCATCCAAAATAACTCAAGATGGTTTGActactaaaaagcactttttaatgtttaacctGAATAACACCAAATACTAATACTCTTCtgataacaaattaaaaaaaaaattgaaatgaaatttttttaaaaaagcatacgAAACTATAAATGGCGTCTATAATGACggaaaaaatgtctaaaaaatgaTCAGCTTAACAAAATATCTTCCGTTATACTCATTTTGTCTCGATTAAGCTTTGTAGATTAATGTATTATAGTCTTTTATTCcgtattaatttatttaattaatttaattgtttagcatctaaaataatttaattattcagCATTTAgagtataaaaattatgaaacattTATAGTAACAtcattgttaattatttaaaataatttaattctttaacaTTAAAGCAAGCAACCGAATTCTCTAGGAAATGTAAATCCTTCCGATTTCTTGACTTGGTTTTCCAAATTTAGCTTTGTTTGTCAAAATTTGTGTTACAGAGAATTAAACTTGAGAGATGAGGGGGTTATAACAACATCGAGAATAAAACTCGAAAATAAAAGAGAGATGAGGGGGTTATAACAACAATCAGCGTTAAAAAAGTAGGTAAAacttttcatttctttttattaataaatatggaatcattgatgcaattaaaaacttaaaagaaaaaagcggCTGTGGTTGTTCCGATATTTTAacgaaagttatttaaaaaatcatatgatTCAAAACACTGATCCATTAATGACTATATTCAACAAATGTCTAAAAACAGATAGTTCCAAATGGTTAGGTAGTAttctaaatgaatttaaaataagtagtatTTTGTCAACAAACATAAAAGATGAAATAAGcaaaaagatgaaatttatgATATCAATAGTTATTGAAGTATCGCTATCGATATCAAGTAATATTTATCGATttcagttttcatttttttatgcagttttCATTATCGatttttatgcaatatttcTATTATTAGCACTAAAactatgcaataaaataatttattacaagaaaccgatgaacttatttaaacaatttaattttattaaccttGACAACATCAAGTacaatattagaaataaaaactttttaaattttaaagtgtcCAACAAACATGATGAACagtcatttaagttttttttcagcaGTATAATTAATAAGCATTGCAACAACAACATCAATATATCACCAAAAGAATTTAGTGATCTATTTTTACCGAACAACAATTATAGCACATACAGTTAATTACAATATTAGGTTTGATCtcaatataaactaaataaataactatatcgacttttatgtttaaaaaaaaagttagaagaaaaaaaaggctaaacacattatataaattttttaatatcttttattttgcatttgagTCATTTTCTCGTTCCGTCAACTCCGTTACTGAAATTTTGTCAAACAGCTATAAAAACGCAATTCTTGTACAAGTAACATAAAAATCAGCACCGTGGGTAGTAATACTTATCGTTAATATAAACTAGCATTTTATCGGATATTTccaactaaaatttaaaattttgtgtgcACAATTGTTAATCAAAAATGTCCGTAGATGTCCTGCATCTAGGACTATATTGTTAtactcaataatttttttcttttgtagtaaGGCTAATCGGAGACATAATTTGGTGCTTTAGACATGATAATATATGGTATTTTAATACATGTATTGATTTACACCTTATCCTGTTGTAGCTCTTGTCAAAAACTTGCTGTCCCCACATTTTTTGTCCACTCCGTTATTACATACTAAAATAGTCACAGGTTTgtagtttttacttatttactaattaaaataatgaaaaaaagtccAGCCCTATggaatttattaacatttaaagttatatcGTGCTGCAagcattatttatataaaaatgagagCCTAAttaccttattttaaaaatgatattcttATTCGAAGTTGACTtcgttaagattttttattccgtaaaactacaaatttttatatggcGTGTTTTAGtactctttaaatctttttgacAATATagcaataaaagattttaaagatgttttccAGTGATATTATTGATTATGCATAATTATGTCTACTCCGTTACTGTCAACTCCGTGATTTCCTCTTAATAACGGAGCTGACATCacgaagataaaaaaaatcaaaagctttaaaCTAAGCTATTTTCTGCATTAAATAAACACGTCGACCATTAGGGACTTACTGCAGCGATAAAATATGATTACCTTGCAGCGTTAAATACGATTGCTATATGTACGCTgcgtttttttactttcaagtTATTGTAAGAGTAATTTGTAAGTATTTTAGTATTAGGATTATATACACGTAATGACAATTCTAGAATAACAACTGGAAAGTAACAgactgaaacaaaaaataaagataaaaaacaaaagcgaCTACTACTCGATTcattaataaatctttatgaaaaatttaactcGGAATATACGagaaacaacattttatttacaacgTTCACTCGTTATCGCCCATTTTTTGTCCGCAAACCGTCGGCTAAAGATAGAGATACATGTCTGTGCAAAAAACACAAGAACATACAATTACTTTGTGATAAACTTATTAACCTGCgtgttttgaaagaaaaaatattgaagaagtAGTGAAACAAGTTTGTTGTAGTACTGATAGAAGAGAATGCATGTTCAGAGAATGTAACATTTGTTTTAAGTCTCGTGTTCAATTTCAAGCAAAAGGATTGCTAAAAGATGAAAGTATTATAGTTTGGTTCCAGtgggaaa is a window of Hydra vulgaris chromosome 15, alternate assembly HydraT2T_AEP DNA encoding:
- the LOC100199080 gene encoding transmembrane prolyl 4-hydroxylase, whose translation is MKYRLWVLLTFIVLCGGSTDQDYCERDENGSCKSKTNSEQCEDEDEPCFIEEKVAKKEENAYPHFETLSRLNPGKIGSEQTYTIGGREMKLITRALKPLLFEIPNALNDEEILHVIEKAKNPNYSGGMFSSQARGGLTPEDTFKPSKEPGRASGPASRFDNWDFNDDQIIDLKEVAMFCRNYNFLYFKEPEVKTMIETLKLNEFDDGICTVDEFQNMNTQGIEDYLNQVMRDHPKFRQRYSDQVWLPMAKEYDKLLSKIRYRFGELLKIPEKILLGSEHLQVVRYLPQGHYHAHHDSETEKVTDKPCCHHTSTKTVLQYNKCKLCRFITVMVYLNTPEEGGETAFPAADNITYSDSSFRRRGTEAIDLFNLSEHCQDANLVLKPVKGTAVVWYNHYVDYKGWLGALEERSLHGGCEVKKGEKWIMNIWITAPYKNSVNKLSMYSMEYAMSAAHNKD